A window of Cryptomeria japonica chromosome 3, Sugi_1.0, whole genome shotgun sequence contains these coding sequences:
- the LOC131034316 gene encoding protein MAIN-LIKE 2-like isoform X1: MPRFTVNRGLLTTLAKRWHSDTNTFHFATGEMTVTPEDCYRILRIPVVSALLPYEQSEEGGTEALRRIFHDETVCGYEIPWQEFLDLDYAPLPSVLAGFIGGFLCPDRRSKGFSMGWGLVLEDMVTQGRRFAWGSAMLAHLYRDLHEVVYLGYGSLSAGVTLLQVWCWEHIPAARPLADRDRPIGRAYAYGYRGLVVQ, translated from the coding sequence atgcctcggttcactgtaaACCGGGGGCTACTTACAACGCTCGCAAagaggtggcacagcgacacgaacaccttccattttgccacaggcgagatgacagtcacaccagaggactgttacaggattctgcgcataccagtagtaagtgcactactaccatatgagcagtcggaggagggtggcacagaggcacttcgTCGTATTTTTCACGATGAGACAGTATGCGGAtacgagatcccatggcaggagttcctagacctagattatgcaccacttccatcagtactggcaggttttatcggtggattcctttgtcctgatcgcaggtcaaagggattctctatgggatgggggctggtgttagaggacatggttacacagggccgcaggttcgcgtggggatcggctatgctagcccatctgtacagggacctgcacgaggtggtatacctaggttacggcagtttgtcagctggcgtgacgctcttacaggtatggtgctgggagcatattccggctgctaggccattagcagacagagataggcccattggacgtgcctatgcttatggatacaggggtctagttgtccagtag